A window of the Candida orthopsilosis Co 90-125, chromosome 1 draft sequence genome harbors these coding sequences:
- a CDS encoding Rpc40 RNA polymerase — translation MSDNNIVGIEYNRVTNTSSTDFPGHQSSGDYSWDIEKFKQSFDIKITNVSERVANFDLVHIDTSIANAFRRIMIAEVPSVAVETVYSFMNTSVIQDEVLAHRIGLIPLKVDPDSLTWVDKTVDENDRYTEDNTIVLSLDVTCTKNPHAPKNSTNPSELYRNSNVYAKDLKFEPQGSQLEKYKDNPVVPTDPNILLAKLRPGQEISLRAHCILGIGADHAKFSPVATASYRLLPVIDIKEPITGELAKKFQKCFPSGVIEIDPKGEAYVADARKDTVSREVLRHPEFNGKVKLGRQRDYFIFQVESTGAMSPEEIFFKSVRVLKNKAEYLRKCPIGQ, via the coding sequence ATGTCTGATAATAATATAGTAGGGATAGAATATAATAGAGTCACAAACACATCATCCACCGATTTCCCTGGGCATCAATCTTCAGGAGATTATTCATGGGatattgagaaatttaaacaatCGTTTGATATTAAAATCACCAACGTTAGTGAACGTGTTGCTAATTTCGATTTGGTCCACATAGACACATCCATAGCTAATGCGTTCCGTCGTATAATGATTGCTGAAGTTCCCTCTGTGGCAGTTGAGACGGTATATTCATTTATGAATACATCAGTTATACAAGATGAAGTATTGGCCCATCGAATTGGGTTAATTCCATTAAAAGTTGATCCTGATTCTTTAACTTGGGTAGATAAAAccgttgatgaaaatgatcGTTATACTGAAGATAATACCATAGTATTGTCATTGGATGTTACATGTACCAAGAACCCCCATGCACCTAAAAACTCAACCAACCCTAGCGAATTGTATCGAAATAGCAATGTTTACGCCAAAGACTTGAAATTTGAGCCACAAGGTAgtcaattggaaaaatatAAAGATAACCCAGTAGTCCCCACTGATCCAAATATCTTATTGGCAAAACTAAGACCAGGACAAGAAATTTCATTAAGAGCTCATTGCATATTAGGTATTGGAGCTGATCATGCTAAATTTTCCCCCGTAGCAACAGCATCATATAGATTATTACCCGTGATTGATATCAAAGAACCAATAACGGGTGAATTGGccaaaaaatttcaaaaatgttttCCCTCGGGTGTGATTGAAATAGATCCAAAAGGTGAGGCTTACGTTGCTGATGCCAGGAAAGACACTGTATCAAGAGAAGTATTGAGACATCCTGAATTTAATGGTAAAGTGAAATTAGGTAGACAAAGAGATTATTTTATCTTCCAAGTTGAATCAACGGGAGCAATGTCACCAGAAgaaattttctttaaatCAGTTAGAGTGTTGAAGAATAAAGCTGAGTATTTGAGAAAATGCCCAATAGGTCAATAG
- a CDS encoding Bud14 SH3-domain-containing protein, which produces MSITSEQRSREQNSRPTTSATSVPSDHVNDDSSDYAFDQTILDDTNKILKELERKLSISSSTSSQQTNTSSVVYNNQYQGLGKQKIQSHVLNTMIHDNHANEYNDHEKTQRIHNSIFNPNELFQERSQYTKFTKLSSHYNDDSVINKSQLTKQRTKKGNNTVVRQNSLNLTKNRLGSSQSQTYDNDRRQIDDFLGDAQMNDIYASDEKDEEDGDSRYDFYYAAEDDADDDDDADDDDEDDDNDGDDYLDTFDDGSTYSGDEVDEDKQKDYYYEEAEEEEDQEDLIIPPSPPRSPPRDLDPTKLYGLYDFSGPDPSHCSLTRDEPVHLLNDEDNYWWLIKKLTKDEKIARYQETKDETIDIDSDKEDGKIGFVPAECLETHGERLARLNCHKNEEMEKLVENELHLIDREAKRSKTVKAVTFENLGGLIDSDDEEEEDVGNMNQYKQGEHTRNSGSDAFVITKDEQDIRKILELYNVDLNELQPLPPSSSSHEQSQIQEPETLSDVYPIEAPLIINKRSNGSLG; this is translated from the coding sequence ATGAGCATAACTAGTGAACAAAGGAGTCGAGAGCAAAACTCTCGACCCACTACATCTGCTACAAGCGTCCCCAGTGACCACGTAAATGATGATTCTTCTGACTATGCTTTTGATCAGACAATACTAGACGACACCAATAAGATATTGAAGGAGTTGGAACGAAAATTATCGATACTGTCATCAACCTCATCACAGCAAACAAATACATCATCAGTAGTTTACAACAATCAGTATCAGGGGTTGGGGAAACAGAAAATACAAAGTCATGTGCTAAATACAATGATACACGATAATCATGCTAACGAATACAATGATCATGAAAAGACTCAACGAATACACAATAGCATTTTTAATCCCAATGAATTGTTTCAGGAACGAAGTCAATATACcaaattcaccaaattATCCTCACACTATAATGATGACAGTGTAATTAACAAGAGTCAATTGACCAAACAAAGGACGAAAAAGGGCAACAATACGGTGGTGAGGcaaaattcattgaatttaaCCAAAAATCGATTAGGGAGTTCACAATCGCAAACTTATGATAATGATAGAAGgcaaattgatgattttttgGGGGACGCACAAATGAATGATATATATGCGTCAGACGAGAAAGATGAGGAAGATGGTGATTCAAGATACGACTTTTATTACGCAGCTGAAGATGATGCCGACGATGACGACGACGCcgacgatgatgatgaagatgatgataatgatggtGACGACTACTTGGATacatttgatgatggatCAACATATCTGGGTGATGAAGTAGATGAAGATAAACAAAAGGATTACTACTACGAAGAAGcagaagaggaagaggatCAAGAAGATTTAATAATACCGCCTTCACCACCCAGATCACCCCCACGAGATTTAGATCCTACTAAATTATATGGGCTTTACGACTTTTCGGGACCCGATCCATCACATTGTTCATTAACACGCGATGAACCGGTGCATTTAttaaatgatgaagataattATTGGTGGttaatcaagaaattgaccaaagatgaaaaaataGCAAGATACCAAGAAACCAAAGATGAAACAATAGATATCGATCTGGATAAAGAAGATGgtaaaattggatttgtaCCTGCAGAGTGTCTTGAAACTCATGGTGAACGATTAGCAAGATTAAATTGTCACAAGaatgaagaaatggaaaaaCTCGTGGAGAATGAATTACACTTGATTGATCGAGAAGCAAAGAGAAGTAAAACTGTCAAAGCAGtgacatttgaaaatttgggAGGTCTAATAGacagtgatgatgaagaagaagaggacGTGGGCAATATGAATCAATATAAACAAGGTGAACATACCCGGAATTCAGGATCTGACGCCTTTGTGATTACTAAAGATGAACAAGACATCCGAAAGATTCTAGAACTTTAtaatgttgatttgaatgagtTACAACCACtaccaccatcatcatcatcacatGAACAACTGCAGATTCAAGAACCTGAAACATTGAGTGATGTTTATCCAATTGAAGCTCCTTTAATTATAAATAAACGAAGTAATGGATCATTAGGATAG
- a CDS encoding Aat1 aspartate aminotransferase, with the protein MYKTQLIKNKQQLLQLQVQLRSLSSSAACLKFAEIPLAPPDKILGITEAYNNDSNPKKINLGVGAYRDNSGKPIIFPSVKKAEEILLKKETEKEYTAIIGSKNFQSIVKNFIFNNSNKDSNGKQLIDDGRVVTSQTISGTGSLRVIADFLNRFYTNKKILVPKPTWANHVAVFKDAGLEPEFYNYYETSKNDLDYENLKKSLQSQPEGSIVLLHACCHNPTGMDLTNEQWDEVLQIIQDKRFFPLVDMAYQGFASGKPYNDIELIRKLTKLANENKIPTFALCQSFAKNMGLYGERTGSISIITPSAKESKAIESQLKKLIRPIYSSPPIHGSKIVEVIFDESSGLLPQWLEELDKVVGRLNNVRQKLYDNLDKSNYNWDHLLKQRGMFVYTGLSPEQVIKLRNDYSVYATEDGRFSISGINDNNVEYLANAINEVVKGN; encoded by the coding sequence atgTACAAgactcaattgatcaagaataaacaacaattgttaCAGTTACAAGTGCAATTAAGATCATTATCTTCTTCGGCCgcttgtttgaaatttgctGAAATTCCATTGGCTCCACCTGATAAGATCTTGGGTATTACTGAAGCCTATAATAATGATTCCAATCCTAAAAAGATTAACTTGGGTGTTGGTGCTTATAGGGACAATTCTGGTAAGCCAATTATTTTCCCGTCAGTTAAAAAAGCtgaagaaattttgttgaagaaggaaacTGAAAAGGAATATACTGCTATTATTGGGTCCAAGAATTTCCAGTCGATTGTCAAGAAttttatcttcaacaactccaaCAAAGACTCCAATGGtaagcaattgattgatgatggtaGAGTTGTTACTTCTCAAACCATTTCTGGTACTGGGTCTTTAAGAGTTATTGCTGATTTCTTAAACAGGTTCTATACCAACAAAAAGATCCTTGTTCCCAAACCAACTTGGGCTAATCATGTTGCTGTTTTCAAAGATGCTGGTTTAGAACCAGAATTTTACAATTATTATGAAACTAGTaaaaatgatttggattatgaaaatttgaaaaaatctTTACAATCGCAACCAGAAGgatcaattgttttgttaCATGCTTGTTGTCATAATCCAACTGGTATGGATTTAACCAATGAACAATGGGATGAAGTATTGCAAATTATTCAAGATAAAAGATTTTTCCCACTTGTTGATATGGCTTATCAAGGTTTTGCTAGTGGTAAACCATataatgatattgaattgattagAAAATTGACTAAATTGGCTAACGAGAACAAGATTCCAACTTTTGCCTTGTGTCAATCATTTGCCAAGAATATGGGATTATACGGTGAAAGAACtggttcaatttcaattattACTCCATCTGccaaagaatcaaaagcaattgaatcacagttgaagaagttgattaGACCAATTTATTCATCTCCACCTATCCACGGTtctaaaattgttgaagttatatttgatgaatctaGTGGTTTATTACCTCAATGgttggaagaattggataaaGTTGTTGGAAGATTGAACAATGTTCGTCAAAAATTGTATGACAACTTGGATAAGTCTAACTACAACTGGGACCacttgttgaaacaaagGGGTATGTTTGTTTATACTGGATTATCACCAGAACAAGTGATtaaattgagaaatgaTTATAGTGTTTATGCTACTGAAGATGGTAGATTCAGTATTTCAGGAATTAATGATAATAACGTTGAATATTTGGCCAATGCTATTAATGAAGTTGTCAagggaaattga